Proteins encoded within one genomic window of Empedobacter falsenii:
- a CDS encoding c-type cytochrome, translated as MKKIALLIGLGSIIITSCSDKKRHASIVYMPDMYYPTAYDPYEKATFGYPHDEENSEVPVLSKNHNMSALESVEGAVARTDGDILPWTYKNNNAGYAQAKAVTVSPLNAANKAADLERGKLLFGQNCAVCHGDAGDGQGSIVKSKAYSGVPNYSERDVTVGSVYHVIMYGKNAMGSYASQLTPADRWRVAEYVMSLKGATTAAAAPAGEATAEAKPATETETATNK; from the coding sequence ATGAAAAAGATAGCATTACTTATAGGATTAGGAAGTATTATTATCACTTCTTGTTCTGATAAAAAACGTCACGCAAGTATCGTATATATGCCAGATATGTATTATCCTACGGCATATGATCCTTACGAAAAGGCAACTTTTGGTTACCCTCATGACGAAGAAAATTCTGAAGTTCCTGTATTAAGTAAAAATCACAATATGTCTGCATTAGAATCTGTAGAAGGTGCTGTTGCAAGAACAGATGGTGATATTTTACCATGGACTTACAAAAACAATAACGCTGGTTATGCACAAGCAAAAGCAGTAACTGTTTCTCCTTTGAATGCGGCTAACAAAGCTGCAGATTTAGAAAGAGGTAAGTTATTGTTTGGACAAAACTGTGCAGTTTGTCACGGTGACGCTGGTGATGGACAAGGATCAATCGTAAAATCTAAAGCTTATTCAGGTGTTCCTAATTATAGCGAAAGAGATGTTACAGTAGGTTCTGTTTATCATGTAATTATGTACGGAAAAAATGCGATGGGTTCTTACGCATCTCAATTGACTCCTGCAGACCGTTGGAGAGTTGCTGAATATGTAATGAGTTTGAAAGGTGCTACTACAGCTGCCGCTGCTCCAGCCGGAGAAGCAACTGCTGAAGCAAAACCTGCAACAGAAACTGAAACAGCAACTAATAAATAA
- the dnaG gene encoding DNA primase: MISQRTIDIIFETARVEEVVGDFVTLKRAGSSLKGLSPFGNEKTPSFVVSPAKQIWKDFSSGRGGNVVTFLMEVEQFTYPEALRWLAKRYNIEIEEDGDYTFEQQQEEKDRESLYILTDFAKKFFTNQLHNSEEGNLIGLSYFRERGFTKETIDKFELGYSPKQWDAFAEYALKNGYSKELIEEAGLATFKEDNKKYDKFRERVMFPIYSFSGRTLGFGGRILRNDAKAAKYLNSPENKIYHKSKTLYGLFQAKQHITKADQCFLVEGYTDVLSLHQAGIQNVVASSGTALTNEQIRLIKRLTENIIVMYDGDNAGIKASFRGIDMILEQEMNVKILLLPEGEDPDSFAKKHSTTEIEAYIKENASDFIRFKANVLLEDAKNDPIKKAELIREIVKSISLIPNIIKQEVYIAETSKIMEIREEVLFKELAQLQNSGDKSTSSSSHITDNARTKKPAISVFPSTKEVINVQQTVENEIIKLIMQFGDLEVDLKNENNELYKTTVNQEIISQFDENELSLSNPLYQSILEEVKVGLGNDELRTGTYFSRLTNPEIVQLASEMMLEKHSLSENWTVKQGINIKKKEEFVHKDLFDVLLRFKIIYIDNVIKELMHQTKNPELSIEETSQILQQIMHFTGLKNILNQHLNRVI; the protein is encoded by the coding sequence TTGATTTCTCAAAGAACGATAGATATAATTTTCGAAACAGCTCGTGTAGAAGAAGTTGTTGGTGATTTTGTAACCTTAAAACGTGCAGGTTCTAGCTTAAAAGGACTCTCGCCTTTTGGGAACGAAAAAACGCCTTCTTTTGTTGTTTCACCTGCCAAACAAATCTGGAAAGATTTTTCTTCTGGAAGAGGTGGAAATGTTGTGACTTTTTTGATGGAAGTTGAACAATTTACTTATCCAGAAGCCTTGCGATGGTTGGCAAAACGTTATAACATCGAGATTGAAGAAGATGGTGATTACACTTTTGAGCAACAACAAGAGGAAAAAGATCGCGAAAGTTTATATATCTTGACTGATTTTGCGAAGAAATTCTTCACTAATCAATTGCATAATTCGGAAGAAGGGAATTTGATTGGATTAAGTTATTTCCGCGAACGTGGCTTTACCAAAGAAACCATCGATAAATTTGAACTTGGTTATTCGCCAAAACAATGGGATGCTTTTGCTGAATATGCCTTAAAAAATGGTTATTCTAAAGAATTGATTGAAGAAGCTGGTTTAGCAACTTTCAAAGAAGATAATAAGAAATATGACAAGTTTCGCGAGCGTGTAATGTTTCCTATTTATAGTTTTTCGGGACGTACGTTGGGTTTTGGTGGACGAATTTTGCGAAATGATGCCAAAGCAGCAAAATATTTAAACTCTCCCGAAAATAAAATTTACCATAAAAGTAAAACGCTTTACGGATTATTTCAGGCGAAACAACACATTACAAAAGCTGATCAATGTTTCTTGGTCGAAGGTTATACAGATGTTTTGTCTTTGCATCAAGCCGGAATTCAAAATGTAGTAGCGAGTTCTGGAACAGCACTTACAAATGAACAAATTCGTTTGATAAAACGTTTGACAGAGAATATCATTGTGATGTACGATGGTGATAATGCTGGTATCAAAGCGTCTTTCCGTGGAATTGATATGATTTTGGAACAAGAAATGAATGTCAAAATTCTTTTGTTACCAGAAGGCGAAGATCCAGATTCGTTTGCGAAAAAACATTCGACAACTGAAATCGAAGCGTATATAAAAGAAAACGCATCTGATTTTATTCGTTTCAAAGCAAATGTTTTGTTGGAAGATGCGAAGAATGATCCAATCAAAAAAGCTGAATTAATTAGAGAAATTGTAAAATCAATTTCGCTTATTCCGAATATTATCAAGCAAGAAGTTTACATTGCAGAAACTTCTAAAATAATGGAAATTCGAGAAGAAGTTTTGTTCAAAGAATTGGCTCAATTGCAAAATTCTGGCGATAAATCGACTTCTTCGTCTTCTCATATTACCGATAATGCGCGAACTAAAAAACCTGCTATTTCGGTTTTTCCGTCTACAAAAGAAGTCATCAATGTTCAGCAAACTGTAGAAAATGAAATCATTAAGTTGATTATGCAATTTGGTGATTTAGAAGTTGATTTGAAGAACGAGAACAACGAGCTATACAAAACAACAGTTAACCAAGAAATCATTTCTCAATTTGATGAAAACGAGTTAAGTTTGAGTAATCCACTTTATCAATCTATTTTAGAAGAAGTGAAAGTTGGTTTGGGAAATGATGAATTGCGAACAGGAACTTATTTTTCTCGATTAACCAATCCAGAAATTGTACAGCTTGCTTCGGAAATGATGTTAGAAAAACATAGTTTAAGCGAAAACTGGACAGTAAAGCAAGGCATCAACATTAAGAAAAAAGAAGAATTTGTGCACAAAGATTTATTTGATGTTTTACTTCGCTTCAAAATTATTTACATAGATAATGTGATTAAAGAATTGATGCATCAAACAAAAAATCCTGAATTATCAATCGAAGAAACAAGTCAAATTCTTCAACAAATTATGCATTTTACTGGATTAAAAAATATCTTAAATCAACATCTTAATCGCGTCATTTAA
- a CDS encoding META domain-containing protein has protein sequence MKSTILKISFAAILATGFLTSCSTVNNVIGNTENTNNNSILGKWELSQINFMKAGSIAEAYPMGTPYLNFISNSMLNASDGCNTLNGGVTISGNEITFGNMMSTMKACQNVEDSNFSSKLNGKLKYSISDNKLLLIQGDIVIMTFVRPGTLAGSWELEEFIGKDRSAKSVDDRFPNQKPTLTFQNNKVSGNDGCNNLTGAYVAVGNSLTVKNIATTRMACQGVDSDAFGERFNNVNKYEIVDGKLVLFANDVKTMVFKKK, from the coding sequence ATGAAATCAACAATTTTAAAAATATCTTTTGCAGCAATTTTAGCAACAGGATTTTTAACATCTTGTTCTACTGTTAATAACGTGATAGGTAATACTGAAAACACAAATAACAACTCTATTTTAGGAAAATGGGAGTTGAGCCAAATCAATTTTATGAAGGCAGGTTCTATTGCAGAAGCTTATCCAATGGGAACTCCTTACCTTAATTTTATTTCGAATAGTATGTTAAATGCTTCGGATGGTTGTAACACTTTGAATGGAGGAGTTACAATTTCTGGAAATGAAATTACATTTGGTAATATGATGTCTACGATGAAAGCTTGTCAAAATGTAGAAGATTCTAATTTCAGTTCAAAATTAAACGGAAAATTAAAATACTCTATTTCAGATAATAAATTATTATTAATTCAAGGAGATATTGTCATCATGACTTTTGTTCGTCCTGGTACTTTAGCAGGTTCTTGGGAATTAGAAGAATTTATTGGTAAAGATAGAAGTGCAAAATCAGTAGACGATCGTTTCCCAAATCAAAAACCTACATTAACATTCCAAAATAACAAGGTTTCTGGTAATGATGGATGTAATAATTTGACAGGAGCTTATGTAGCAGTAGGCAATTCATTGACAGTAAAAAACATCGCAACAACGCGTATGGCTTGTCAAGGTGTAGATTCTGATGCTTTTGGAGAGCGTTTTAATAATGTAAATAAATACGAAATTGTAGACGGAAAATTAGTTTTGTTTGCAAATGATGTTAAAACAATGGTTTTCAAGAAAAAATAA
- a CDS encoding EamA family transporter: MKQSCKIHYKIKDFHHSISIIFAKQNNISNILFMKNATLKGFLFAIIAASLWGISGTFGQFLFQQRGINVEWMITVRMLVSGFILLLYAASQKEAKIVDVWHNKKDAFRLILFSITGMLMVQYTYFAAIKHSNAATATVLQYAGPVLIAIYLAFKNKKTPRFIDCIAISFAIIGTFLLVTHGKLDSLNISTTALFFGLGSAVALAIYTLQPIPLLQKYNSATIIGWGMLIGGLAFSFVKAPWSIDGIWDQKTYLYTLFIILFGTLIPFYLYLTAVQIIGGQKSSLLASAEPLSATIIAILWLNVSFGILDWIGSLLIVSTIFLLSYEKKKVN, encoded by the coding sequence ATGAAACAAAGTTGCAAAATACATTATAAAATTAAAGATTTTCACCATAGTATTTCAATTATTTTTGCAAAACAAAATAATATATCAAACATTCTATTCATGAAAAATGCGACGTTAAAAGGATTTTTATTTGCAATTATTGCAGCTTCATTATGGGGAATTTCAGGAACATTTGGGCAATTTTTGTTTCAACAACGTGGCATCAATGTAGAATGGATGATTACAGTAAGAATGCTTGTTTCGGGTTTCATTTTGTTGTTATATGCTGCAAGCCAGAAAGAAGCTAAAATCGTTGATGTTTGGCATAATAAAAAGGATGCTTTTCGATTGATACTTTTCTCGATAACAGGGATGCTTATGGTGCAATACACCTACTTTGCAGCCATCAAACACTCTAATGCCGCTACAGCAACAGTATTACAATATGCAGGTCCAGTTCTTATCGCTATTTATTTAGCATTTAAAAATAAAAAAACTCCTCGTTTTATTGATTGTATTGCCATTTCTTTTGCTATTATTGGTACTTTCTTGTTGGTTACTCATGGTAAATTGGATAGCTTAAATATCTCTACAACCGCATTATTTTTTGGTTTAGGATCTGCTGTAGCTTTAGCAATTTATACGTTACAACCTATTCCATTATTGCAAAAATACAATTCGGCAACAATTATCGGTTGGGGAATGTTAATCGGTGGATTAGCCTTTTCGTTTGTTAAAGCTCCTTGGTCAATAGATGGTATTTGGGATCAGAAAACATATTTATATACTTTATTCATCATTCTTTTTGGAACATTAATTCCCTTCTATTTATACCTAACCGCAGTACAAATTATTGGTGGTCAAAAAAGTAGTTTACTTGCTTCTGCTGAACCTCTTTCTGCAACAATTATTGCAATACTTTGGCTTAATGTTTCTTTTGGTATCCTTGATTGGATTGGCAGTTTATTGATTGTTTCGACAATTTTTTTATTGAGTTATGAGAAGAAAAAAGTTAATTAA
- a CDS encoding Lrp/AsnC family transcriptional regulator: MDLDRFDIEILDILQKDNMTSQRDIGDKIGLSAAAVQRRIKKMREEKVIRADISVINPEEVASQILLFVEVDLDTDKIEFIDEIKNTFSQVPQVQQCYYVTGEVDFILIMVVKSMQEYESLIRKLFLSNSNIRRFKTFVNMHTVKAGLQIPLPKKDFK; the protein is encoded by the coding sequence ATGGATTTAGACCGATTTGATATAGAAATTCTTGATATTTTACAAAAAGATAACATGACTTCGCAACGTGATATTGGTGATAAAATTGGATTATCTGCAGCGGCAGTTCAACGCCGAATCAAAAAAATGCGTGAGGAAAAAGTAATTCGTGCAGATATTTCTGTCATTAACCCTGAAGAAGTTGCTTCTCAAATTTTATTATTTGTAGAAGTGGATTTGGATACAGATAAAATTGAATTTATTGATGAAATAAAAAACACTTTTAGTCAGGTTCCACAAGTACAACAGTGTTACTATGTGACAGGAGAAGTAGACTTTATACTAATTATGGTTGTTAAGAGCATGCAAGAGTATGAATCATTAATAAGAAAATTGTTTTTAAGTAATTCTAATATTCGACGTTTTAAGACATTTGTCAACATGCATACGGTGAAAGCGGGACTTCAAATTCCATTACCCAAAAAGGATTTTAAATAA
- a CDS encoding outer membrane beta-barrel family protein translates to MDTKGISRYQTHSVIDSTLYTNQKQHWTTPTHTLNAYYDIKLDSIGKKLNFTANFLNNSPKKFNDFNTQNELNNNETLIQNNSKMKYSIFSMQADFTLPYKWSNIETGAKYTLLDNKSDVEYYEFDGADFILNPTNSNVFQYKENNYAAYVSFQKDFNQKWSAKAGLRYEYTSLEGFTPNDENSRLKKDYGKLFPTAYISYKPTTNHSFSINYSKRINRPDFQSLNPFRWYTNPYMYYTGNPKLQPSFNDNIELNYSYKGKLTFGLYNQYSQNNLSNIARFSDGIYSNVVENSYDQNRTGFNIGYYNTFFKIWETSVNANASYTTTKPTVSELEKLKVYSMSYSFYNTITLNKDKTWFLMLNFWHTLPFTYANIKLQDQLEFSPGIKASFFDKKLQANFVINDVFKTIKNKGYSYNGDYRSEFNQYNDYRGFKLSLTYNFGNNKVKENNKKVNFEEQNRAN, encoded by the coding sequence ATGGATACAAAAGGAATCAGCCGATACCAAACACATTCGGTTATTGATTCTACTTTGTATACCAATCAAAAACAACATTGGACAACACCTACACATACCTTGAATGCTTATTATGATATAAAATTAGATAGCATTGGAAAAAAGCTAAATTTCACGGCGAATTTTCTAAATAATTCACCCAAAAAATTCAACGATTTTAATACGCAAAATGAATTGAATAACAACGAAACTTTAATTCAGAACAATAGTAAAATGAAATATTCGATCTTTTCGATGCAAGCTGATTTTACTTTGCCTTACAAATGGTCGAACATAGAAACTGGAGCAAAATATACATTATTGGATAACAAATCTGATGTGGAATATTATGAATTTGATGGAGCAGATTTTATTTTGAATCCTACTAATAGTAATGTTTTTCAGTACAAAGAAAATAATTATGCAGCTTATGTGAGTTTCCAAAAAGATTTCAATCAAAAATGGTCAGCAAAAGCAGGTTTGCGATACGAATATACTTCGCTAGAAGGTTTTACACCAAATGACGAAAACAGCAGACTGAAAAAGGACTATGGAAAATTATTTCCTACAGCTTATATCAGTTACAAACCAACTACTAATCATTCGTTCAGTATCAATTATTCCAAAAGAATAAATCGTCCCGATTTTCAATCTTTAAATCCATTCCGTTGGTACACGAATCCGTATATGTATTACACAGGAAATCCTAAATTACAACCATCTTTTAATGATAATATCGAACTAAATTATTCGTACAAAGGAAAATTGACTTTTGGACTTTATAATCAATATAGCCAAAATAATTTGTCTAATATTGCACGATTTTCGGATGGAATTTACAGCAATGTAGTAGAAAATAGTTACGATCAAAACAGAACGGGATTCAATATTGGATATTACAACACCTTTTTCAAAATTTGGGAAACTTCAGTTAATGCGAATGCATCTTATACAACCACAAAACCGACTGTTTCTGAACTGGAAAAGTTAAAAGTTTATTCGATGTCGTATTCTTTTTATAATACCATCACATTGAATAAAGACAAAACATGGTTTTTGATGCTAAACTTCTGGCATACGCTTCCATTCACTTATGCGAACATAAAATTGCAAGATCAATTAGAGTTTTCGCCAGGCATTAAAGCTTCGTTTTTCGATAAAAAATTACAAGCAAATTTTGTAATAAATGATGTATTCAAAACGATAAAAAACAAAGGATATTCGTATAACGGCGATTATCGTTCGGAGTTTAATCAATACAATGATTACAGAGGTTTCAAACTTAGTTTAACATACAATTTTGGAAATAATAAAGTGAAAGAAAACAACAAAAAAGTGAATTTCGAGGAACAAAATAGAGCAAATTAA
- the sucD gene encoding succinate--CoA ligase subunit alpha, which yields MSVLVNKDSKIIVQGFTGKEGTFHAEQMIEYGTQVVGGVTPGKGGQTHLGLPIFNTVKDAVDQAGADVSIIFVPPAFAADAVMEAAEAGIKVIICITEGIPVEDMVKVQAYVDQRDVTLIGPNCPGVITSEEAKVGIMPGFIFKKGKVGIVSKSGTLTYEAADQVVKAGYGISTAIGIGGDPIIGTTTKEAVELFMNDPETECIVMIGEIGGQLEAEAARWIKANGTKPVVGFIAGQTAPKGRTMGHAGAIVGGADDTAQAKMAIMEECGIHVVASPADIGATVAKVLG from the coding sequence ATGTCTGTATTAGTAAACAAAGATTCAAAAATAATCGTTCAAGGTTTCACAGGGAAAGAAGGAACTTTTCATGCTGAGCAAATGATTGAATATGGAACACAAGTAGTAGGTGGTGTAACTCCAGGAAAAGGAGGACAAACTCACTTAGGGTTACCAATTTTTAACACAGTAAAAGATGCTGTTGATCAAGCAGGAGCAGACGTTTCTATTATTTTCGTTCCACCAGCATTCGCTGCTGACGCTGTAATGGAAGCTGCAGAAGCAGGTATCAAAGTAATTATCTGTATTACAGAAGGTATTCCAGTAGAAGATATGGTAAAAGTACAAGCTTATGTTGACCAAAGAGATGTAACATTAATCGGACCTAACTGTCCTGGTGTTATTACTTCTGAGGAAGCTAAAGTAGGTATTATGCCAGGTTTCATTTTCAAAAAAGGTAAAGTTGGTATCGTTTCTAAATCAGGAACTTTAACTTACGAAGCTGCTGATCAAGTTGTAAAAGCTGGTTACGGAATTTCTACAGCAATCGGAATTGGTGGAGATCCAATTATTGGTACTACAACAAAAGAAGCTGTTGAATTATTTATGAATGACCCAGAAACTGAGTGTATCGTAATGATTGGTGAAATCGGTGGACAATTAGAAGCTGAGGCTGCTCGTTGGATTAAAGCAAATGGAACTAAACCAGTTGTAGGATTTATCGCAGGACAAACTGCACCAAAAGGTCGTACAATGGGACACGCTGGAGCTATCGTAGGTGGAGCTGATGATACAGCACAAGCTAAAATGGCAATTATGGAAGAATGTGGAATCCACGTTGTTGCATCTCCTGCTGATATCGGAGCTACAGTTGCAAAAGTTTTAGGATAA
- a CDS encoding tetratricopeptide repeat protein has translation MKPKSSLFIALILAAQFLFANTNNSTTQKIDSLLQLANQHVVVDYNKMLIESNKAIILAEKQNNIPKKIEGYNLISKALLALNQLDKASYYIDKALKEDYVKNNNKQKALFLSTQATYYSRLGLPKFYLQKNIEALDLIKFKNDIESKLIKANIYIKFADYYFEKHDIKSTHFYADKSIEMIESISIKDYNNAKNIFRIKPYVYFYKGWFYINNNQPEKAKKFIDKSYKLAIEQNYKYLGIFYELNGDYYFQIKNYEKAIESYLKSIENNKYFNQSYSYVDSKIAKSYHMIGDYEQERLHLINESTGHKDELAKARNSLENELSRAQENETILKKKTQKEYILITAIISLLFLIGFLIVYKILKIRKRRIIDEKELQLKEKEDILSKNEQEITNLHQKVNESFGELMEMAKSNSPHFWCRFQEVHPHFTSKMLEINPNLKNSELTFAAYIYLGFTTKEIANYTHKALKTIENNRYNIRKRLALTPDKDLMVWLKTNIDN, from the coding sequence ATGAAACCTAAATCGAGTCTTTTTATTGCGCTTATTTTAGCAGCTCAGTTTTTATTTGCCAATACAAATAATAGCACAACCCAAAAGATAGACAGCTTACTACAACTTGCCAATCAACATGTTGTAGTAGACTACAATAAAATGCTTATTGAATCAAATAAAGCAATAATTTTAGCAGAAAAACAAAACAACATTCCTAAAAAAATCGAAGGATACAATTTAATTTCTAAAGCATTACTTGCTCTTAACCAATTAGACAAAGCATCATATTATATAGATAAAGCCTTAAAGGAGGATTATGTAAAAAATAATAATAAACAAAAAGCTCTTTTTCTATCTACGCAAGCTACATATTATAGTAGACTAGGGCTACCTAAATTTTATTTACAAAAAAATATTGAAGCTTTAGATTTAATTAAATTTAAAAATGATATCGAGTCAAAGCTTATTAAAGCCAATATTTATATCAAATTTGCAGATTATTATTTTGAGAAACATGATATAAAATCTACACATTTTTATGCAGATAAATCAATTGAAATGATTGAGTCTATTTCTATTAAAGATTACAATAATGCCAAAAATATTTTTAGAATAAAACCTTACGTATATTTTTATAAAGGTTGGTTTTATATTAACAATAATCAGCCTGAAAAAGCAAAAAAATTTATTGATAAAAGTTATAAACTTGCGATTGAGCAAAACTATAAATACCTTGGAATTTTTTATGAATTAAATGGCGATTATTATTTTCAAATAAAAAATTATGAAAAAGCAATAGAATCTTATTTAAAATCAATTGAAAACAATAAATATTTTAATCAAAGTTATTCATATGTAGATTCTAAAATTGCGAAAAGTTATCATATGATTGGTGATTATGAGCAAGAACGTTTACACCTTATTAACGAATCAACTGGTCATAAAGACGAACTAGCCAAAGCTAGAAACTCGTTAGAAAATGAACTTTCTCGTGCGCAAGAAAATGAAACAATTCTAAAGAAAAAAACTCAAAAAGAATATATTTTAATTACCGCAATCATTTCTCTTCTATTTTTAATAGGATTCTTAATTGTTTACAAAATTTTAAAAATACGTAAACGTCGAATAATCGATGAAAAAGAGCTTCAATTAAAAGAAAAAGAAGATATTTTAAGTAAAAACGAACAAGAAATAACAAATTTACATCAAAAAGTAAATGAAAGTTTTGGTGAATTAATGGAAATGGCAAAAAGTAATTCTCCGCATTTTTGGTGTAGATTTCAAGAAGTACATCCTCATTTCACTTCTAAAATGTTAGAAATTAATCCGAATCTAAAAAATAGTGAATTAACTTTTGCTGCCTACATTTATCTTGGTTTTACAACAAAAGAAATTGCTAATTATACACATAAAGCCTTAAAAACAATAGAAAATAATCGATATAACATTCGAAAAAGATTAGCGCTAACACCAGACAAAGATCTTATGGTATGGCTTAAAACTAATATTGATAATTAA
- a CDS encoding septal ring lytic transglycosylase RlpA family protein, whose amino-acid sequence MTKNILTLLVMLMIIPMAQAKGKSNFSIENPLPVAITKNLKLNLINKFSDFNKTDNTAISEIVEKAGKKVSGIVSWYADKFHGKKTSSGELYNKNNLTAAHKTLPFGTKVKVTNTTNGKSVVVKINDRGPHTKSRLLDLSKAAFTSIGSTNAGTLNVEMEVVE is encoded by the coding sequence ATGACAAAGAATATTTTAACATTATTAGTAATGCTGATGATTATCCCAATGGCTCAAGCTAAAGGAAAATCAAACTTTTCAATAGAAAATCCGTTACCAGTTGCTATAACTAAAAATTTGAAACTTAATTTAATCAATAAATTTTCAGATTTTAATAAAACAGATAATACTGCGATTTCGGAAATTGTTGAAAAAGCTGGAAAAAAAGTAAGTGGAATTGTATCCTGGTATGCTGATAAATTTCACGGTAAAAAAACTTCTAGTGGCGAGTTATATAACAAAAACAATTTAACTGCAGCACACAAAACTTTACCATTCGGTACAAAAGTCAAAGTAACCAATACAACTAACGGAAAATCTGTTGTTGTAAAAATAAACGATAGAGGACCGCATACAAAATCTCGTTTATTGGATTTGAGTAAAGCAGCGTTTACTTCTATAGGTTCTACTAATGCGGGAACATTGAACGTAGAAATGGAAGTTGTAGAGTAA
- a CDS encoding UDP-3-O-(3-hydroxymyristoyl)glucosamine N-acyltransferase: protein MKFPQTHQLKDIASIIDAKFIGDENFPVEGINEIHRVEAGDIVFVDHPKYYDKALQSNATIVLINKEVDCPEGKALLISDDPFRDFVKIGQHFMAFEAATKQISDSAEIGEGTIIQPGAFIGNHVKIGKNCVIHSNVSINDYAIIGDNVIIRSGTVLGADAFYYKNRETGFDRLKSVGNVIIENNVEIGANCTIDRGVSASTIIGEGTIMDNLIQIGHDTIIGKKCLIASQVGIAGCVNVEDEVSIWGQVGITSGVTIGTKAVLLAQAGVSKSLEGGKTYFGYPAEEARGLYKKMAVTEIMVRDYKRK from the coding sequence ATGAAATTTCCACAAACACATCAATTAAAAGATATAGCATCAATTATCGATGCGAAATTTATTGGAGACGAAAATTTTCCAGTCGAAGGAATCAATGAAATTCACCGTGTAGAAGCGGGAGATATTGTTTTTGTTGATCATCCAAAATATTATGATAAAGCGCTACAATCGAATGCAACAATTGTTTTGATTAACAAAGAAGTTGATTGTCCAGAAGGAAAAGCTTTGTTGATTTCTGATGATCCTTTTCGTGATTTTGTAAAAATTGGACAACATTTTATGGCGTTTGAAGCTGCTACAAAACAAATTTCTGATTCTGCAGAAATAGGTGAAGGAACAATTATTCAGCCAGGGGCATTTATTGGAAATCATGTTAAAATTGGAAAAAATTGTGTGATTCATTCTAATGTATCAATCAATGATTATGCAATTATCGGAGATAATGTAATTATTCGTTCAGGAACAGTTTTAGGAGCTGATGCATTTTACTACAAAAACCGCGAAACAGGTTTTGATCGTTTAAAATCTGTCGGAAATGTTATCATCGAAAATAATGTAGAAATTGGTGCGAATTGTACGATAGATAGAGGAGTTTCTGCGTCTACAATTATTGGAGAAGGAACAATTATGGATAACTTAATTCAGATTGGTCATGATACAATTATTGGTAAAAAATGTTTGATTGCTTCGCAAGTCGGAATTGCTGGTTGTGTAAATGTAGAAGACGAAGTTTCTATTTGGGGACAAGTTGGGATTACAAGTGGTGTAACAATCGGTACAAAAGCGGTGTTATTAGCACAAGCAGGGGTTAGTAAATCTTTGGAAGGAGGAAAAACATATTTTGGTTATCCGGCAGAAGAGGCTCGTGGCTTGTATAAAAAAATGGCTGTCACAGAGATAATGGTTCGCGATTACAAGAGAAAATAA